DNA from Terriglobia bacterium:
ATCTTCTTGCGCATCGGAGACATCGCCACCAGCTCGCCCGGAATCGCAATCGGCTGCTGGCTGGGCATGGCCGGCGCCGCCGTCCCGGGCTGATACGCCGCGCGCTGCGCCGCGGGCGCCGGCGCTCCTGCGCTCGCCGCCGCTGCCGGTTGTTGCCCCGGCGCCGGACGGTGCTCAATGAACTGCAGGATGTCTTCCTTCGTGATGCGTCCGCCCAAGCCGGTGCCCGCAACCCGGTTGAGTTCGACGTTGTTCTCGCGGGCAATGCGGCGCACCAGCGGCGAAGACCGGATGCGCTCCCCCTGCTGTGGCTCGGTGACATTCGGGAACTCAAGCACCGTCTCGCGCTTCTCTGTCGCTGCTTCCCGAACTTTTGCCTTGGCCACCGGCGCGGGCTGCATTGCGGGGCCCTCGGTGGAAACTGTGCCTGCCCCAGTTTTCGGTGTGACCTTGGCTGGCGCCGGCGCGCGCAACGACGCTTCTTCCTTGGCAGGCGCGAGCGCGGCGGCCGGTGCTCCCGCGGCTTCGCCCTCGGCGGCGATCGTCCCCACCACCGTGTTCACTTGCACGGTCGTGCCTTCGGGAACCTTGATCTCCTTCAACACGCCCGCCGTCGGCGACGGAATCTCGGCATCAACCTTATCGGTGGAGATTTCGAATAGCGGCTCATCGCGATTGATTTTGTCGCCCGGCTTTTTCAGCCACTTGGTGATGGTGCCTTCGAAGATCGATTCCCCCATCTGGGGCATGACCACGTCAGTCGGCATCGTCGTCCTTCTTTCGCGAAACCAGAGCGGAACCAAGTACCGGTGATGCGGACACCTCATCCGCAACCGAATATTATAAGCTGCCAGCATTTCAGCCGGCCGAGGTTCCCAGCAAGCCCTGCGCGGCACAATGCCGACCGCTGAGTGCAGAACGCTCAGTAAAGCATCAAACTTCGCGCCTGTGCGACGACATCCTCCGCCTTAGGCAAGAACCATTCCTCCAGCGGCGGCGAGAATGGCACTGGGGTATCTTTCGCGGTGATGCGCATGATCGGCGCGTCCAGCCAGTCAAACGCCTCTTCATTAATGATGGCCGAAACCTCGCCCGCGATGCCGCCGGTCCGCACATCTTCGTGCAGGATGATCACGCGGTTCGTCTTCTTCACTGTCGCCGCGATCGCCTCGCGATCCAGCGGCAGCAGCGTACGCAGGTCCACCACTTCCAGATCGATCCCTTCCTTCGCCAGTGTTTCCGCGGCTTCCAGTGCCGCGTGCACCATGGCGGCGTAAGTGATCACGGAAACATGGCGTCCCTCGCGCGCTACCCGAGCCTGGCCGAGCGGAACCGTGTAATCGCCCTCGGGCAGCTCTTCCTTGATGCGCCGGTAGAGAAACTTGTGCTCGAAAAACACCACCGGATTGTTATCGCGGATCGCCGACTTGATCAGCCCCTTGGCGTCGTACGCCGTCGCCGGGCAGACCACCTTCAGCCCCGGCACGTGCACAAACCACGCCTCGGGATTCTGCGAATGAAACGGCCCGCCGTGCACGCCGCCTCCGCCGGGCCCGCGTAAGACGAGAGGCGCCGGCGCGCCCCAGCGGAAATGAGCCTTGGCGACCATGTTGACGATCTGGTTGAAGGCGCATCCGATGAAATCCATGAACTGGAACTCGGCCACCGGACGCATGCCGGTGAGCGAGGCGCCGAACGCCGCGCCTACGATCGCCGACTCGGCTATCGGCGTGTCAATGATGCGCTCCGGCCCGAAGCGGTCCACAAAGCCCTCGGTGACCTTGAACGCGCCGCCGTAGATGCCGATATCCTCGCCAATGCAGAAGACGCTGGGATCGCGCTCCATCTCTTCCCAGATTCCCTGGCGAATGGCTTCGAGATAAGTGACTAGTGCCATTTTGGTACCGTAGGTTCCGGGTAAACTATTGATAGCACGGCCGCTGTTTTCGTTGACTTTTTGGTGCATGCCGCATCTAATTTAGGTAGCTCATCCACCACTGTGGAAGGAGTAACGGGGCCGTCACTATGTGGCGGCCCCAGTATTTTTTCGCTGGTACTCTTCCCACTCTTTCCGCAGCTTGGCGCGTCTATGCTTTCGCTCAACCGGATACGCCGTCCAAGGTAAGAAGTAGCCGCTACGTTTTGCTAGGACGACGACATAGCTGTAATCGTCAAAAGCGATAACAACCCTCGTTTCGCTACCGCGCTTTGATTCCCAGCGTTTCAGTTCCGTGCACGGGACTTTTTCGATCACTGCCTTTGGCCAGCGGATACGTTCGCACCTCATTTCGTCAGGAACGCGCGACCTTTCATCATCACCTTCGCTGACTAAATGCCAGAAGGTCGCCTCTCGTCCGTCCTTCATCGGATGGCGCTTCAGGCGCAGTCGCTGCCCTTCGAACACCGGGGTAGTTTCAACGAAATCCTTCTTGAACATCAGGTACACGACATCCAGGTACACGGTCCAGTCGTTACCGGAATCCGCCAAACAAACAAGCGCCGGTACCCACGCTGGCTCAGGCATGTTGCGCTCCCTGGGGGTACCAATGGAACAGGTTCACCTTCTGTGCTCTCATCAGGGTGTTCCCAGTCAGACTGTATCCCGAGCGCCTCTGGATCCGATCTACAATCGCAAGTTTTGCTTTGCTCGTTTGCAGGTTGCGATTCGCATACGAAACCGCTCCGACAAGCAAATCGGTCAGTTGCACCTGCTGCACATGCTTTGACTCAACTGTTTGTACCCGCTCTATGATCCTGTGTTGAAAGTCATAGATATTGTTGCAGAGGACATCATGTAGTTTGGCGATCTTTGCTGCGCTTCGTGAGTCTTTGATATCAAGATAAATGCGGTAGCGACTCTCGGGGTCCAACAACAACGCGAGCATGTGGAAATACATTTTGAAATACCAAGTGTCGTGGTCCTGTCCGAATTCCTCATGACGAAGACCGTGCTTCGCGGCGACGTAAGCACGAAAGTTGAGGTGGTCGTCATCAAAGAAGTAATCGACAACGTCTAGATAAAATTCCAACTTGCCCGGAGATACCCGTTCCCACTTGATTTCGTAGTCACGCGAGATCCCATGGCGCTGCTTCAGCTCTCTGATACGGACTGCGATCTCGCGTGACTTCTCTGTCGGGCACCACACTGCACCCAGCACCATGATCGGTTGTCGGTCATGTTCCAGATGGCAGCTTTCATCGCAGTAGATGTTGAAAGTGTTGGGCATCTATTTCAAATGTCCCGCCGCCTCCACCTGCTTGCGTCCGGCGGATTTCTTTTCGTTCGGATACTGCGGCACGGCGTACTTCAGCTTCACCTCGTGGCAGCCCTCGCACCAGATGTTCAGCGGTGTGGTCGCCGGATCCGGCATTGGTGAATTGACGGCATACTCGCGATCTTCGTCCAACTGGCGCTCGACCTCGGCAACCAGCTTTTCGTTTTCCTCGCGCGTGAGCCACTTTTTCACGTTGACCAGGTAGTTCTCGAAGCGTGCAATCGGGTCGCGCCGCGTCCAGTACTCGAACAGCGGGCGCGGCACGTACTGCGCCGCGTCGTGGATGGCGTGGCCCTTCATGCGCATCATCTTGGCCTCGATCAGCGTCGGGCCCGCGCCGCGGCGGGCGCGCTCGCAGGCTTCGTGCGCCACGTCGTACACCTGGCAAGCGTCGGTGCCGTCCACGATCACGCCGGGAATGCCGTATGCGATTGCGCGCTCCGCCAGATCTTTCACGCGGAACTGCTCGTCGGTCGGCGTGGAGTAGGCCCAGATATTGTTTTCGACGAACAGCACCAGGCCGAGCTTCTGCACGGCGGCAAAGTTCAGGCCCTCGTAGGTCACGCCGGTGGACTGTCCGCCATCGCCGATGTAGGTCATCACCGCGATGTTTCGCCCTTGCAGGCGCGCGCCCAGCGCCACGCCGGTGAGTACAGGGATCAAATCGCCCAAAGTTGAAATCGGCGACACGACGTTGCGCTCGTAGATGTCGCCAAAGTGCGAGCTGGCGTCCTTGCCGAAGGTGGGCGAGCCGGCCTTCGCCATGTACTGCATCATGATGTCGCGCGCGGAGAACCCCTTGACCAGCAGCGAGCCCTGGTTGCGGATCATCGGGCCCATCCACTCGTCTTTCTTCAGCGCGTAAGTGGAAGCGCAGGAGCACGCTTCCTGCCCGAGCCCGAAATACACGCCGCCGACGACCTTGCCCTGCTTGTAGAGATTTTCCAACGCGGCTTCCATGCGGCGGTTGAGCAGCATCCAGCGGTAGATTTCGATGTGCTGCTCGCGCGTGAGATATTTCGATTCGCGGATCGGCGGCGCTGCGCGGCTGAGGTCGCCGTGCACGATGTAGCGGACTTCTTCACCCTCGCGCTGCTGCTCGATCTTGAACTCCGGCTTTTCCAGCCGCCAGTCGGCGATGGTGTAACAGCGCTGGTCGGACGCTAGTGGCGCGGCCGCCCTCGGCCGCGAGTTCTTCGACGCCGGCGTTTTCGTTTTGTTGGTCCTGCCATAACGCTTCTTGGCCATTGGCGTGACCGGACATTATTGCACCGCCCAACGAAATGGCACACTGCAGGCAGGATTTCAACCGTCGCTACGAGACTCAGACGCGTTTGCGGTCGACTCCTGCCACTCAAGTGGCGGGCTATTCTCATGCCGTCCCGTACGGGACGAAATGAGAGTAGCCCCTCAGTTTACTGCCGGATCCATTGCGGTCAGATGAGAGCCCCGTAGGGGCGGCTGAATGCCTAGACCCAGAACGTATCTTCTTCGCCCACCATCTTGCGCAGTTCTTCGGGTGCGCGAGTGGGGACTCCGACCGAGCGGCCGAGCAGGGCATCGAGCGAATCCACCCAGACGATCTGCGAATTGAAGACGCGCCCGAAGTTGCGTGCCAGCGCCTGCGCAACGTCATCCATGGACGGTGTGGCGCGGGCCTCGGACCCGCGCGCCCCGGACCGGAGACCCGGGCCACACAACTGCTGTTCCAGCGAGGTGACCGGCTTCGAACTGATGCCGCACGGAACAATGAGCTGGAAATACTCGAGGGGCTGGTCGGTGACGTTCAGCGCAAAGCCGTGCGAGGTGACGCCGCGCGAGATGTGCACGCCGATGGCGGCGATTTTGGCCTGGGATTCGTGGGTCGGGTAGGGGTCCCTCGACTGCGCTCGCTCCCCTTCGACAAGCTCAGGGTCGTTCGGTCCGCTCGGAATGACAGCGGTTGAAAGTTGCGTCCACACGCCGGTCATGCCGGCGACGCGCTCCGTCGCGATGCCGTAATCGGCGCAGGTTCGGATCAGCGCCTCTTCCAAGCGGCGGACGTACTCGACAGCGCCAAGGGTCTTGCGCCGCCCGTCAGGCCCGAGAAAACTGCGCAGATCGAAAATGGGATAGCCGACGAGTTGCCCCGGGCCGTGATAGGTCACGTCGCCGCCGCGGTCGCACTCGAACAGCTCGACGCCGCGCTGCTGCAGCAATTCATCGGAGGCGAGCACATTGTTCCGCCGCGCATTGCGCCCCAGCGTGATGACCGGCGTGTGCTCCAGCAGCAGCAGCACGTTGGCGACCTCGTTGTTCTTGCGCAACTCGACCAGCCGCTGCTGCAGCCGCAGCCCGGTGGCGTAATCCACGGTGCCGAGTTGGACGACGGAAATAATCACAAGAAACTAGCCACAGAGGTCACGGAGGAAATGGAAGCAAGAAGCGACCGCTCGAAAAACCTCTGTGTCCTCTGTGGCTGAAGTCTAAAAATCTATTGCCAATCCGTCCACACTCTCCACCGCATCTAGCATGCCCTCGGACAATGTCGGGTGGGCGTGGATGGTGTACATGAGGTCCTCGACCGTGGCTTCCAGTTCGATCGCGGCCACGGCTTCGGCGATCAGTTCGGTCGCCGACGGCCCGATGATGTGCACCCCGAGAATTTCGCCATACTTCGCGTCGGAAACGATCTTGATGAATCCCTCGTGCGCGCCGACGATGGACGCCCGCGAGTTCGCCGAGAACGGAAATTTCCCGATCTTTACCGTGCGTCCTGCCTGCTTGGCCGACGCCTCGGTCAGGCCGACGCTGCCGATCTCGGGATGGCAGTAGGTGCATGCGGGAATCTTATTGCGGTCAAGCGGCTTCGCGTTTTTCCCGGCGATATGTGCCACCGCGACTTTGGCCCCGATGAATCCGGCGTGCGCCAGTTGCGGCATGCCCGCGACGATGTCTCCGGCAGCATAGATGCCCGGCTCGGCAGTTTCCATCCACCCATCGGCGTGGACGAAGCCGCGCTCGGTCTTGATCTTCGTTTTCTCCACGCCAACGTTTTCGGTGCGCGGCTTACGCCCGACCGCAATCAGCACTTTCTCCGCTTCGGCGGTCTGTGACTTGCCGTCCACCTCGAAGCTGACCGCCACCCCGTCCTTGGTCCTCTCCACCTTTTTCACCGACGCATTCACCAGCGTCCTTATGTTGCGCTTGCGGAATGCGCGGTCGAGTTCTTTGGAAATCTCCTCATCCTCCAGCGGCACGATGCGCGGCAGCATTTCCAGCACCGTGCAACCGACACCGAAGGAGTTGTAGATGGAAGCAAACTCCACGCCCACCGCGCCCGATCCGACGATGATCAGCGACTTCGGAATGGCCTTCAGACTGAGGATCTCGATGTTAGTGAGAATGCGGTCGTCGGGCTGCAGTCCGGGCAGCATGCGCGCTTCCGAGCCAGTGGCCAGCATCGCGTTCTTCGCCTTGACCGTCTTGCGCTCCCCGGCCGCGCCACCCGAGGTAGAGACCTCGACCTCGTGCAGGCCGTTCTTGGCGGGTCCGGTCAGACGTCCGTAGCCGGTGATTGTGTCCACCTTGTTCTTGCGCATCAGGAACTCGAGACCTTTGGCGTGTTTGGTGACAATCTTGTCCTTGCGCTGCTGTACCGCGCCCCAGTTCAGTTTGGGCGTGCCCAGGTCCTCGATCCCAAACTCCTGCGCGGCCTTCAGGTGGTCCCAGAGTTCCGCGTTGAACAGCAGCGCCTTGGTCGGGATGCAGCCCACGTGGAGGCAGGTACCGCCGAGTTTGTTGTCCTTCTCGATGAGCGCGACCTTCAATCCAAGCTGTCCGGCGCGAATCGCAGCGGTGTAGCCGGCCGGGCCGCTGCCGATGATTGCCAAGTCATAAATCTTGTCTGCCACCGTCTAGCTCCGTACAGGAATGAATTCGAGCCAATCCACAAACAAGTGATTCTACGACACGGGGGCGCGATGCGCGAACTGACGGCTTGGCATCGAACGCGGCTGCGTCCAAGCTCAAGAGCAAGGCTGAAGCATCCGTAGAGCTGCTGCTAATTCGCAGGAATTGTTCCGATGAATTTTTCCGCCAGCTTGGGAAATTCAACCTCTGGCCTTGTTGGCTAATTACCGCTTCCGGCACTCGCCGCTGGCAGAGCAAACACATCGACGTGCGATTCCGCGTTCTTCCCGCGATACACGCGCTCGGTCGCTTTCTGGAAATCCGACGGCTTCGCCGTGTAAATGTCCACAAACGTCTGCGGATTGATGTCCACCAGCGGGAACCATGAGCTCTGCACCTGTACCATGATGCGGTGCCCGCGACGGAAGGTGTGGTTCACGTCCGGCATCACGAACTCAATCTTCGTTATCTTCCCCGGCTGGAAAGGCTCCGGCTTCGAGTAGCTGTTGCGGAAGCGGCCGCGCATCGGTTCGCCGCGCACCAGTTGCTGGTAGCCGCCCATGTGAACCTCGGCGGGGTTCGGATCCGGATCTGGCGCATCATTGGGATACACGTCAATCAGCTTGACGATGAAATCCGAATCGGTGCCGCTGGTGGAGACCATCAGGCTGGGCTGCACCGGCCCTGCCAGCGTGATGTCCTCCGGCAAAGGCTCGGTCTGATAGTCGAGCACGTCGGTGCGTCGTCCCTGCAGCCGGTTGTCGCCATCCATGTACGCCCGCGCCATGCCGCTGAACGTGTGATCGAAATACGGCACCGGCTTGTTGGGATCGCTCACGTACTCATCGAAGGCGTCGGAGGTTTCCGCTGGCGGTGTGAACGACAATGTTCCGTTCGCGCCGAAGTAAAGCGTCTTCCTCGCCGCGTTCTTCGGCGGCCAGGCGTCGTACTTGCGCCATTGGTTGGTGCCGGTCTCGAACACGTACGCGATCGGCAGGTCGTTCGCGCCCTTGCCTTTCAGGTAGTACTCGAAGAACGGGAACTCGATGTGCTCGCGATAAAACTCGCCTGTCTTTGCATTGAAGCGAACGTCGCCCAACTGCTCGCCATCCATGCGCGCCCAGCAACCGTGACACCACGGACCCATGACCAGCCGCACTGCTGACGCGGGAGAATTTTCCGCCACCGTCTTGTAGGTATTGAGCGCGCCGTAGAGATTTTCGGCGTCGAACCAGCCGCCGACCGTCAGCACCGCCGGTTTGATGTTCTTCAAGTGTGGCAGCAGGTTGCGCGCTTGCCAGTACGCGTCGTAGTTGGGATGTTGCAGGAACTCGTCCCAGAACGCGACCTTGTGATGCAGATACTTTTCGTCGGCCAGCGGCAGCGGCTCAATGCCCTTGTAGAACTCATACCCGTCGTTGGGAATTTTGAATGCGCGCTGATGCCACTCCTTCCTCGGCTCCGGACGCGGCAGGCCGAAGACGGAGATGAATCCGAAAAAGTGCGGCAGGTAGACCGCGCCGTGGTGGTGAAAGTCGTCGCCCACGAACCAGTTCGCAATCGGCGCCTGCGGCGACGCCGCTTTCAGCGCGGGATGCGCGTTGATCATCCCAGTCGAGGTATAGAAACCCGGATACGAGATCCCCCACATCCCGACTTTGCCGTTGTTGTGCGCAACGTTGCGCAGCAGCCACTCAATCGTGTCGTAGGTGTCGGTGGACTCGTCCACCGCCTTGCCGCCCTTTTCCGCCGCGTCTTCCGGACGCATGTTCACAAACTCGCCCTCCGACATGAACGCGCCGCGCACATCCTGGTAGACGAAAATGTACTTGCCGCGCGTGAACAGCTCCGACGGACCCAGCAGTCCCTTGTAATTCTCCGTGCCGTAGGGCGCGACGCTGTACGGCGTGCGGTCGTACAGGATCGGGTACGGGTTCGCGGCCGACGCGTCTTTGGGCACGTACACGCTGGTGAACAAGCGCACGCCGTCGCGCATGGCGACCATGAACTCGTGCTTGGTGTAGTTGGCTTTGACGAATTCGGCGAGCTCTTTCTCTTTCGCCGTGGGCTCGCTGCGCTCCTGCGCCGCAGCCGGCACGACCGCGAGCAGCAGGATGACAAGGCACAGCAGAACTTCGCGCTTCAGCAGGCGCACTGAATCACCTCACGATGTGATGGGAAGACCAGAACGTGGCATTACACCGCAACGGCTGTAGCACTGCAAGCGCTTGCCAATCGTAAGCCCCAGGATCAGCACGGAGCCTGAGCGGCCAGATGCCACCGGCTGAGGGCTTGCTACGCCAACAGCCTCGCCACGTCTTTGGCGAAGTAGGTGAGGATAATGCTTGCGCCGGCGCGCTGAATCGAGGTCAGCGACTCCAGCATCACGCGCTCGCGGTCGATCCATCCGTTGCGCGCCGCCGCCTCGATCATTGCGAACTCGCCCGACACCTGGTAGGCCGCCACCGGCACTTTGAAGCGCTCGTAGGCGGCGTGAATCACGTCCAGGTACGGCAGCGCCGGCTTCACCATGATGAT
Protein-coding regions in this window:
- the sucB gene encoding 2-oxoglutarate dehydrogenase, E2 component, dihydrolipoamide succinyltransferase, producing MPTDVVMPQMGESIFEGTITKWLKKPGDKINRDEPLFEISTDKVDAEIPSPTAGVLKEIKVPEGTTVQVNTVVGTIAAEGEAAGAPAAALAPAKEEASLRAPAPAKVTPKTGAGTVSTEGPAMQPAPVAKAKVREAATEKRETVLEFPNVTEPQQGERIRSSPLVRRIARENNVELNRVAGTGLGGRITKEDILQFIEHRPAPGQQPAAAASAGAPAPAAQRAAYQPGTAAPAMPSQQPIAIPGELVAMSPMRKKIAERMVESKRTSAHVHSVFEVDLSRVMAMRQREKASFEQRTGSRLTMMTFFCRAAIEAMRNWPIVNASVEGDNIRYHRNINLGIAVALDWGLIVPVIKHAEELNFLGVQRAILDLAERARSKKLLPDEVAGGTFTITNPGSYGQMFGLPIIMQPQVAILGVGSIKKEPVVITAESGGDSIAIRSICHLILGYDHRVIDGAVGDQYLRDAAKYLENWNEPLG
- a CDS encoding alpha-ketoacid dehydrogenase subunit beta, whose product is MALVTYLEAIRQGIWEEMERDPSVFCIGEDIGIYGGAFKVTEGFVDRFGPERIIDTPIAESAIVGAAFGASLTGMRPVAEFQFMDFIGCAFNQIVNMVAKAHFRWGAPAPLVLRGPGGGGVHGGPFHSQNPEAWFVHVPGLKVVCPATAYDAKGLIKSAIRDNNPVVFFEHKFLYRRIKEELPEGDYTVPLGQARVAREGRHVSVITYAAMVHAALEAAETLAKEGIDLEVVDLRTLLPLDREAIAATVKKTNRVIILHEDVRTGGIAGEVSAIINEEAFDWLDAPIMRITAKDTPVPFSPPLEEWFLPKAEDVVAQARSLMLY
- a CDS encoding DUF3800 domain-containing protein; this translates as MPNTFNIYCDESCHLEHDRQPIMVLGAVWCPTEKSREIAVRIRELKQRHGISRDYEIKWERVSPGKLEFYLDVVDYFFDDDHLNFRAYVAAKHGLRHEEFGQDHDTWYFKMYFHMLALLLDPESRYRIYLDIKDSRSAAKIAKLHDVLCNNIYDFQHRIIERVQTVESKHVQQVQLTDLLVGAVSYANRNLQTSKAKLAIVDRIQRRSGYSLTGNTLMRAQKVNLFHWYPQGAQHA
- a CDS encoding thiamine pyrophosphate-dependent dehydrogenase E1 component subunit alpha produces the protein MAKKRYGRTNKTKTPASKNSRPRAAAPLASDQRCYTIADWRLEKPEFKIEQQREGEEVRYIVHGDLSRAAPPIRESKYLTREQHIEIYRWMLLNRRMEAALENLYKQGKVVGGVYFGLGQEACSCASTYALKKDEWMGPMIRNQGSLLVKGFSARDIMMQYMAKAGSPTFGKDASSHFGDIYERNVVSPISTLGDLIPVLTGVALGARLQGRNIAVMTYIGDGGQSTGVTYEGLNFAAVQKLGLVLFVENNIWAYSTPTDEQFRVKDLAERAIAYGIPGVIVDGTDACQVYDVAHEACERARRGAGPTLIEAKMMRMKGHAIHDAAQYVPRPLFEYWTRRDPIARFENYLVNVKKWLTREENEKLVAEVERQLDEDREYAVNSPMPDPATTPLNIWCEGCHEVKLKYAVPQYPNEKKSAGRKQVEAAGHLK
- the lipB gene encoding lipoyl(octanoyl) transferase LipB, with the translated sequence MIISVVQLGTVDYATGLRLQQRLVELRKNNEVANVLLLLEHTPVITLGRNARRNNVLASDELLQQRGVELFECDRGGDVTYHGPGQLVGYPIFDLRSFLGPDGRRKTLGAVEYVRRLEEALIRTCADYGIATERVAGMTGVWTQLSTAVIPSGPNDPELVEGERAQSRDPYPTHESQAKIAAIGVHISRGVTSHGFALNVTDQPLEYFQLIVPCGISSKPVTSLEQQLCGPGLRSGARGSEARATPSMDDVAQALARNFGRVFNSQIVWVDSLDALLGRSVGVPTRAPEELRKMVGEEDTFWV
- the lpdA gene encoding dihydrolipoyl dehydrogenase; protein product: MADKIYDLAIIGSGPAGYTAAIRAGQLGLKVALIEKDNKLGGTCLHVGCIPTKALLFNAELWDHLKAAQEFGIEDLGTPKLNWGAVQQRKDKIVTKHAKGLEFLMRKNKVDTITGYGRLTGPAKNGLHEVEVSTSGGAAGERKTVKAKNAMLATGSEARMLPGLQPDDRILTNIEILSLKAIPKSLIIVGSGAVGVEFASIYNSFGVGCTVLEMLPRIVPLEDEEISKELDRAFRKRNIRTLVNASVKKVERTKDGVAVSFEVDGKSQTAEAEKVLIAVGRKPRTENVGVEKTKIKTERGFVHADGWMETAEPGIYAAGDIVAGMPQLAHAGFIGAKVAVAHIAGKNAKPLDRNKIPACTYCHPEIGSVGLTEASAKQAGRTVKIGKFPFSANSRASIVGAHEGFIKIVSDAKYGEILGVHIIGPSATELIAEAVAAIELEATVEDLMYTIHAHPTLSEGMLDAVESVDGLAIDF
- a CDS encoding CocE/NonD family hydrolase, which produces MVAMRDGVRLFTSVYVPKDASAANPYPILYDRTPYSVAPYGTENYKGLLGPSELFTRGKYIFVYQDVRGAFMSEGEFVNMRPEDAAEKGGKAVDESTDTYDTIEWLLRNVAHNNGKVGMWGISYPGFYTSTGMINAHPALKAASPQAPIANWFVGDDFHHHGAVYLPHFFGFISVFGLPRPEPRKEWHQRAFKIPNDGYEFYKGIEPLPLADEKYLHHKVAFWDEFLQHPNYDAYWQARNLLPHLKNIKPAVLTVGGWFDAENLYGALNTYKTVAENSPASAVRLVMGPWCHGCWARMDGEQLGDVRFNAKTGEFYREHIEFPFFEYYLKGKGANDLPIAYVFETGTNQWRKYDAWPPKNAARKTLYFGANGTLSFTPPAETSDAFDEYVSDPNKPVPYFDHTFSGMARAYMDGDNRLQGRRTDVLDYQTEPLPEDITLAGPVQPSLMVSTSGTDSDFIVKLIDVYPNDAPDPDPNPAEVHMGGYQQLVRGEPMRGRFRNSYSKPEPFQPGKITKIEFVMPDVNHTFRRGHRIMVQVQSSWFPLVDINPQTFVDIYTAKPSDFQKATERVYRGKNAESHVDVFALPAASAGSGN